A DNA window from Oncorhynchus kisutch isolate 150728-3 unplaced genomic scaffold, Okis_V2 scaffold1158, whole genome shotgun sequence contains the following coding sequences:
- the LOC116352759 gene encoding CD209 antigen-like protein C isoform X2: MKNTDIDGQLYANVKAFKPRPRDGVVASVHVQWWRRPSGVAAVCLGLLCVLLLAGIIGLSVYYGVIGHHNSTERNQLQTSNNNLTKERDQLQTSYNTLTKERDQLQTSYNTLTKERDQLTNCKQTCPEGWQKFESSWYFLSTETKTWKESREDCLKRGAHLVIINSDKEQEFLFKLKKRVWIGLTDSVSEGTWKWVDGTPLTTPRYWNDNQPDSGDPSGEEDCVEIHKDWIFPLKAWNDMPCYWKLNWICEKVV; the protein is encoded by the exons ATGAAGAACACAGACATTGATGGCCAATTATATGCCAACGTAAAAGCCTTCAAACCTAGACCAAGAGATGGAGTTGTTGCTTCAG TACATGTTCAGTGGTGGAGGAGACCCTCTGGAGTTGCTGCAGTGTGTCTGGGGCTGCTGTGTGTTCTCCTCCTGGCTGGGATCATaggcctgtctgtctact ATGGAGTCATTGGTCATCACAACTCAACAGAGAGAAACCAGCTACAGACAAGtaacaacaacctgactaaagagagagaccagctacagaccagttacaacaccctgactaaagagagagaccagctacagaccagttacaacaccctgactaaagagagagaccagcttaCCAATTGTA AACAAACCTGTCCTGAAGGCTGGCAGAAGTTTGAATCCAGTTGGTACTTCCTGTCTACTGAGACTAAAACCtggaaggagagcagagaggactgTCTGAAGAGAGGAGCACACCTGGTGATCATAAACAGTGATAAGGaacag GAGTTTCTCTTCAAACTCAAGAAGAGAGTCTGGATTGGTCTGACTGACTCTGTTAGTGAGGGGACTTGGAAATGGGTGGACGGTACCCCACTAACCACCCCAAG gtactggaatGACAATCAGCCTGATAGTGGAGATCCTAGTGGGGAGGAGGACTGTgttgagatacataaagattggATCTTTCCACTTAAGGCATGGAATGACATGCCATGTTACTGGAAACTCAACTGGATTTGTGAGAAAGTGGTTTAA